The genomic interval CCGGGTCGAGCCGCTGGGTCGGGGCGCGACTGCAAGAAGGTCCGAGGCCTTGCTATCATTTCATGTTCCCTTTTGTCGGGATTGAACCCCCGGCAGCCCCAACAGTTGGAGATCCGCGCATGGCGCGTATTGCAGGCGTGAACCTGCCTGCCCAGAAGCATGTCTGGGTCGGGCTTCAGAGCATCTACGGCATCGGCCGTACCCGGTCGAAGAAGGTCTGCGAATCCGCGGGCGTCGAGGCCACCACCAAGATCCGCGACCTGTCGGAGCCGGAAGTCGAGCGCCTGCGCGCCGAAGTCGGCAAGTTCGTGGTCGAGGGCGACCTGCGTCGTGAGGTCGGTATCGCGATCAAGCGTCTGATGGACCTGTCGTGCTACCGCGGCCTGCGCCATCGTCGCGGCCTGCCGCTGCGCGGCCAGCGCACCCGGACCAATGCCCGTACCCGCAAGGGTCCGCGCAAGGCCATCAGGAAGTAAGGAACCGTACCCATGGCCAAGCCGTCCGCAACCAAAACCAAGAAGAAGATCAAGCGCGTCGTCACCGACGGCATCGCGCACGTCCACGCTTCGTTCAACAACACGATCGTCACGATCACCGACCGCCAGGGCAATGCGCTCTCGTGGGCGACCTCCGGCGGTGCCGGCTTCCGCGGTTCGCGCAAGTCGACCCCGTTCGCAGCCCAGGTGGCTGCCGAGAAGGCCGGCAAGGCCGCACTCGACTACGGCGTCAAGTCGCTGGAAGTTCGCATCAAGGGCCCGGGTCCGGGTCGTGAGTCGGCCGTGCGTTCGCTCAACAACGTGGGCTACAAGATCATCAACATCATCGACGTGACGCCAATCCCGCACAACGGGTGCCGTCCGCCGAAGAAGCGTCGCGTCTAAAGGAGCGATCAAGAAATGGCTCGTTATATCGGTCCTACCTGTAAGCTCGCGCGCCGCGAAGGCGCCGACCTGTCGCTCAAGAGCCCGACGCGTGCGTTGGATTCCAAGTGCAAGCTCGAGCAGAAGCCCGGCCAGCACGGCGCGGGCAACACCCGTCGCGGCAAGCTGTCCGACTACGCCACCCAGCTGCGCGAGAAGCAGAAGGTCAAGCGTATCTACGGTCTGCTGGAGCGTCAGTTCCGCAACTACTACAAGAAGGCCTCGACCAAGAAGGGCAACACGGGTGAGAACCTGCTGCAGCTCCTCGAGACCCGCCTCGACAACGTCGTCTATCGCATGGGCTTCGCCGTCACCCGCCCGGCCGCGCGCCAGCTGGTGTCGCACCGCGGTGTCACGGTCAACGGTCAGCCGGTCAATCTGCCGTCGTACCAGGTCAAGGCCGGCGACGCGATCGCGCTGTCGGAGAAGGCCCAGAAGCAGCTCCGCGTCCAGGAGGCTCTGACCGTCTCCTCGTCGATGGACCTGTCGCCGTCGTGGGTCGAGGTCGATTCGAAGAAGTTCAGCGGCGTGTTCAAGGCCGTGCCCGATCGTGGTGACCTGCCGGCGGACATCAACGAAGCGCTGATCGTCGAGCTGTACTCGAAGTAATTCATTCAGGCCTCCGCGCCCCCCGGCGCGGACGGTCTCCAGGAGACACACAAACATGACGGCTACCGCCAACCAGGTACTGCGTCCCCGTGGCCCGCAGATCGAACGCCTTGCCGGCAACCGTGCGAAGGTCGTGATCGAGCCGCTGGAGCGCGGTTACGGGCACACGCTGGGCAACGCCCTGCGTCGCGTGCTGCTGTCGTCGATCCCGGGCTTCGCGATCACCGAAGTCGAGATCGACGGCGTGCTGCACGAGTACAGCACCATCGAGGGCCTGCAGGAAGACGTGCTCGAAGTCCTGTTGAACCTGAAGGATGTCGCGATCCGCATGGGCACCGGCGAAAGCGCGACGCTGTCGCTGTCGAAGTCGGGTCCCGGCGTGGTGACTGCTGCCGACATCAAGACCGACCACAACGTCGAGATTCTCAACGGCGAGCATGTGATCTGCCATCTGACCAAGGATGCGTCGATCAACATGCGCCTGAAGATCGAGCGCGGTTTCGGCTACCAGCCGGCCGCCGCCCGTCGTCGTCCCGACGAGGAGACCCGTGCGATCGGTCGCCTGATGCTCGATGCGTCGTTCTCGCCCGTCCGCCGCGTCGCCTATGAGGTCGAGGCCGCTCGCGTCGAGCAGCGTACCGACCTGGACAAGCTGGTCATCGACATCGAGACCAATGGCACGATCGATGCCGAGGAAGCCGTGCGCACCGCCGCCGACATCCTCACCGAGCAGCTGTCGGTGTTCGGCGACTTCACGCACCGCGACCGCGGCGCCGCCAAGCCGCAGACCCCGGGCGTCGATCCGATCCTGCTGCGCCCGATCGATGATCTGGAGCTGACGGTGCGTTCGGCCAACTGCCTCAAGGCCGAGAGCATCTATTACATTGGCGACCTGATCCAGAAGACCGAGGTCGAGCTGCTCAAGACGCCGAACCTGGGCAAGAAGTCGCTCACCGAGATCAAGGAAGTGCTCGCGCAGCGCGGCCTGGCCCTGGGCATGAAGCTCGAGAACTGGCCGCCGGCCGGCGTCTCGGCGCACGGCATGCTTGGCTGATGCAACATGTGGAAGGCGCGTCCTCGAAGGACGCGCCTTTCGCACATCGCCAGACGGGCTTCGAGGCCCGCGGCGATCGCCGGTGACGGAGCCCCGGTTTTTCGGACCACCCGCAGTCCAAGTCACAACGCCAGGATGGCGACAACGATGTCCAACGACCCACCATTCCACTGAAGGATTCATCCCATGCGCCACCAGAAAGCCGGTCGCAAGTTCAACCGCACCAGCGCCCATCGCGAAGCGATGTTCCGCAACATGGCCGCCTCGCTGATCAAGAACGAGCTGATCAAGACCACGCTGCCCAAGGCCAAGGAACTGCGCCGTGTGGCCGAGCCGCTGATCACGCTGGCCAAGGTCGACGGCGTCGCCAACCGCCGCCTCGCTTTCGCGCGTCTGCGCGACAAGGCAGCGGTCGGCACCCTGTTCACGACGCTGGGTCCGCGCTACCAGTCGCGTCCGGGCGGTTACCTGCGCATCCTCAAGGCGGGCTTCCGCGCCGGCGACAACGCGCCGATGGCCTACGTCGAGCTGGTCGATCGCCCGCAGGCCGACGCCGCCGAGTGATCCAGGCCGATCGCGCATTGCCCGGTCCGTGTCTCCCAGAAACCCCGGCCCATGCCGGGGTTTTCTGCGTCCGGGGCGCGCGCAGGGACCCAAGGCCAGGCGCCTTGCGCAGCAGGCCTTTGGCTTTCGCCGCTGCGGCGGGATAATCGCCGTCTCCCTTTCTGGCCCATTTCCATGAATCCACTGCGCTGGTCGTTCCGCACCTTGATGCTCGTCGGCGGGGTCGCCTGCTTTGCGCTGATCGGTTTTGCGATCTATTCGCAGCTGCAGTGGGGATTGCAGCCCTGTCCGTTGTGCATCTTCCAGCGCATCGCGTTCGCGGCGCTCGGCTTGGTGCTGCTGGTCGCCGGCGCGCATGCGCCCAGGGGGCAGGGCGGACGGCGCGTCTACGGCCTGCTGGGCCTGGCGGCGGCCGCGGTCGGCATCGGCGTCGCCGGGCGGCATGTCTGGCTGCAGATGCATCCGCCGGGCTTCGTGAGCTGCGGTGCGCCGTTTGCGTTCATGCGCCAGACCATGGACACGCCGACGCTGATCCAGAAGGTCCTGACCGGCAGTGGCGACTGCGGCACGATCGACTGGACGTTCCTGGGCCTGTCGATGCCCGCCTGGAGCCTGCTGTGGTTCGTGTTGCTGGGCGCGGTCGCGGTGTATGCCGCATGGCGCCCACAGCGCGGCCGAAATTGACGCAGCGCAGCAAGCTGCGATGATGTGCGCTCGTACGAGGATGTTCCGATGCCCGCTTCCGCCGAACGCAGTCTGCGCCCTGTGACCCTGCCCGAAGACTGGGCCCCCGAAAGCTGGCGCAGCCGTCCCGCCGCGCAGCTGCCGGTCTATCCCGATGCCGAGGCGCTGGGCGAGGTGCAGACCGAATTGCGGGCGTTGCCGCCGCTGGTGACTTCCTGGGAGAT from Luteimonas sp. S4-F44 carries:
- the rpoA gene encoding DNA-directed RNA polymerase subunit alpha, with amino-acid sequence MTATANQVLRPRGPQIERLAGNRAKVVIEPLERGYGHTLGNALRRVLLSSIPGFAITEVEIDGVLHEYSTIEGLQEDVLEVLLNLKDVAIRMGTGESATLSLSKSGPGVVTAADIKTDHNVEILNGEHVICHLTKDASINMRLKIERGFGYQPAAARRRPDEETRAIGRLMLDASFSPVRRVAYEVEAARVEQRTDLDKLVIDIETNGTIDAEEAVRTAADILTEQLSVFGDFTHRDRGAAKPQTPGVDPILLRPIDDLELTVRSANCLKAESIYYIGDLIQKTEVELLKTPNLGKKSLTEIKEVLAQRGLALGMKLENWPPAGVSAHGMLG
- the rpsM gene encoding 30S ribosomal protein S13; this translates as MARIAGVNLPAQKHVWVGLQSIYGIGRTRSKKVCESAGVEATTKIRDLSEPEVERLRAEVGKFVVEGDLRREVGIAIKRLMDLSCYRGLRHRRGLPLRGQRTRTNARTRKGPRKAIRK
- a CDS encoding disulfide bond formation protein B, encoding MNPLRWSFRTLMLVGGVACFALIGFAIYSQLQWGLQPCPLCIFQRIAFAALGLVLLVAGAHAPRGQGGRRVYGLLGLAAAAVGIGVAGRHVWLQMHPPGFVSCGAPFAFMRQTMDTPTLIQKVLTGSGDCGTIDWTFLGLSMPAWSLLWFVLLGAVAVYAAWRPQRGRN
- the rpsK gene encoding 30S ribosomal protein S11, encoding MAKPSATKTKKKIKRVVTDGIAHVHASFNNTIVTITDRQGNALSWATSGGAGFRGSRKSTPFAAQVAAEKAGKAALDYGVKSLEVRIKGPGPGRESAVRSLNNVGYKIINIIDVTPIPHNGCRPPKKRRV
- the rpsD gene encoding 30S ribosomal protein S4; protein product: MARYIGPTCKLARREGADLSLKSPTRALDSKCKLEQKPGQHGAGNTRRGKLSDYATQLREKQKVKRIYGLLERQFRNYYKKASTKKGNTGENLLQLLETRLDNVVYRMGFAVTRPAARQLVSHRGVTVNGQPVNLPSYQVKAGDAIALSEKAQKQLRVQEALTVSSSMDLSPSWVEVDSKKFSGVFKAVPDRGDLPADINEALIVELYSK
- the rplQ gene encoding 50S ribosomal protein L17 — protein: MRHQKAGRKFNRTSAHREAMFRNMAASLIKNELIKTTLPKAKELRRVAEPLITLAKVDGVANRRLAFARLRDKAAVGTLFTTLGPRYQSRPGGYLRILKAGFRAGDNAPMAYVELVDRPQADAAE